One stretch of Methermicoccus shengliensis DSM 18856 DNA includes these proteins:
- a CDS encoding histidinol phosphate phosphatase domain-containing protein, whose protein sequence is MIDLHTHSLLSDGELVPAELVQRASVKGYRAIAITDHVDFSNVEHVLSCLNRLDAMRDAWSIEVLIGVEITHVPPSKIERLVELSRRLGAEVVVVHGETTSEPVAKGTNRAACIEGVDILAHPGFITIEEAELARESGVHIEITTRNGHNRTNGHVARTALEVGAPMVVDTDAHAPDDLVSAEFARMVAMGAGLDEREAHEATQTNPQRLMEEKLSLR, encoded by the coding sequence ATGATTGACCTTCACACTCACTCCCTGCTGAGCGACGGTGAGCTTGTGCCAGCAGAACTCGTGCAGCGCGCGAGTGTCAAGGGCTATAGAGCCATAGCAATCACCGACCACGTGGACTTCTCCAATGTGGAGCACGTGCTCTCCTGCCTTAATAGGCTCGACGCCATGAGAGATGCATGGAGCATAGAGGTGCTCATAGGTGTGGAGATCACCCACGTGCCTCCATCCAAGATAGAGAGGCTCGTGGAGCTCTCAAGAAGGCTTGGGGCAGAGGTGGTGGTGGTGCATGGCGAGACCACAAGCGAGCCCGTGGCGAAGGGCACGAACAGGGCTGCGTGCATCGAGGGCGTGGACATCCTCGCCCATCCGGGCTTTATCACCATCGAGGAGGCAGAGCTTGCGAGGGAAAGCGGAGTGCACATCGAAATCACCACCAGAAACGGGCACAACCGCACCAACGGGCACGTGGCAAGGACCGCACTGGAGGTGGGCGCACCCATGGTGGTGGACACCGATGCCCATGCCCCAGATGACCTCGTGAGCGCCGAGTTTGCCCGCATGGTGGCGATGGGTGCTGGTCTCGATGAGCGAGAGGCGCACGAGGCAACGCAGACAAACCCCCAGAGACTCATGGAGGAAAAGCTCTCTCTCAGGTGA
- a CDS encoding RIO1 family regulatory kinase/ATPase domain-containing protein, producing MRFDAPYLYSQLKPVDFRILTAIENEMRTHEWVSVESIAPYVNASTERIAHRLKHLRKWKVVEYARLSYEGYRLFYTGYDLLALNALVKRGSIDAVGGQVGFGKESDVFVVLKGDERRILKLHRAGLSFKGVRRTRRYIAERHHLSWVYASRLAAQREFDALRRLYPEVSVPEPIDHNRHAILMELFDGLSLSECTLEQPMECFEEVWHNIEQAYALGVVHADLSEYNILASPQGVCIIDWPQWVEVGSEGADELLERDIGNVCAHFTRKYALKLDPRELLDRLQMR from the coding sequence ATGAGGTTCGATGCTCCTTATCTGTACTCGCAGCTCAAGCCCGTGGACTTTAGAATCCTGACGGCGATAGAGAATGAGATGCGCACCCACGAGTGGGTATCCGTCGAGAGTATTGCCCCATACGTCAATGCCTCGACAGAGCGCATCGCCCACAGGCTTAAGCATCTTAGAAAGTGGAAAGTGGTGGAATATGCGAGGCTCTCGTACGAGGGCTACAGGCTGTTCTACACGGGGTACGACCTTCTTGCCCTCAATGCCCTCGTGAAAAGGGGTTCGATAGACGCCGTGGGCGGGCAGGTGGGGTTTGGCAAGGAGTCTGACGTGTTCGTGGTGCTAAAAGGAGATGAGAGGCGCATCCTCAAGCTTCACAGGGCAGGACTCTCGTTCAAGGGTGTGAGGAGGACGAGAAGGTACATAGCCGAAAGACATCACCTCTCGTGGGTGTATGCCTCGAGGCTTGCCGCCCAGCGGGAGTTCGATGCGCTGAGGAGGCTCTATCCAGAGGTCAGCGTGCCCGAGCCCATCGACCACAACCGCCACGCCATTCTCATGGAGCTGTTCGATGGGCTATCACTCTCTGAGTGCACGCTCGAGCAGCCCATGGAGTGCTTCGAGGAGGTGTGGCACAACATCGAGCAGGCATACGCGCTCGGTGTGGTGCACGCAGACCTCAGCGAGTACAACATCCTCGCCTCACCACAGGGGGTGTGCATCATCGACTGGCCCCAGTGGGTGGAGGTGGGCTCCGAGGGTGCAGATGAGCTGCTGGAGCGGGACATCGGCAACGTGTGCGCTCATTTCACCCGGAAGTACGCCCTAAAGCTCGACCCGAGGGAGCTGCTCGACAGGCTTCAGATGAGGTAG
- a CDS encoding site-2 protease family protein translates to MPTFTPREIKELVLSFIVLTLAFALVFEYPVPSIPVVGISAIAVGTGFVLHELGHKLTAQHYGYRAGFEMSRMGLLLAIATPLLTLGHLVFAAPGAVVIHEGVHTYTIPPERRRIHHLHISVAGIVVNIVLALTFFSLASMSAAPAWGIAAYINALLALFNLIPFGPLDGAKVMRLSPATWAVCFGLAFVLLYLI, encoded by the coding sequence ATGCCCACGTTCACACCAAGAGAGATCAAAGAGCTGGTGCTGTCCTTCATCGTGCTCACGCTGGCGTTTGCGCTCGTGTTTGAGTATCCCGTCCCCTCCATACCTGTGGTGGGCATAAGCGCCATTGCGGTGGGCACGGGCTTTGTGCTGCACGAGCTGGGACACAAGCTCACTGCCCAGCACTATGGGTACAGGGCAGGGTTTGAGATGAGCAGGATGGGTTTGCTGCTCGCAATCGCCACCCCGCTGCTCACACTTGGACACCTCGTGTTCGCAGCTCCGGGCGCGGTGGTGATACACGAGGGCGTGCACACGTACACCATCCCACCAGAGCGCAGGCGTATTCATCACCTGCACATCTCGGTGGCCGGTATTGTGGTCAACATCGTGCTCGCCCTCACGTTCTTCTCCCTCGCCTCGATGAGCGCAGCGCCCGCGTGGGGCATCGCTGCGTACATCAATGCACTGCTCGCCCTGTTCAACCTGATACCGTTCGGACCGCTGGATGGAGCAAAGGTGATGAGACTGAGCCCAGCTACGTGGGCTGTGTGCTTCGGGCTCGCATTCGTGCTGCTCTACCTCATCTGA
- a CDS encoding DUF2284 domain-containing protein, with product MVGEILSTEELSSIIAELQSLASARGASCHSISARDVEVAEWVRLKCEFGCRGYGKRLGCPPYTPSVEETRRVVASYSHALLVHFKNMPGFESPRDPSAKGWHGKLLRKLSLWVHDTMFELERRAFLLGAYRALAFVAYPCEYCEQCVAMTHEGLDEAALKRRCPHKERVRPSMEACGIDVFATVRRAGLPIHTIGECTPTAMASSLNSYALLLLD from the coding sequence ATGGTAGGGGAAATACTCAGCACTGAGGAGCTATCCAGCATCATTGCGGAACTTCAGAGCCTCGCATCTGCGAGGGGAGCATCGTGCCATTCCATCAGTGCGCGGGATGTGGAGGTCGCGGAGTGGGTTAGGCTCAAGTGTGAGTTCGGGTGCAGGGGGTACGGCAAGAGGCTGGGCTGTCCACCTTACACTCCGAGCGTGGAGGAGACGAGGAGAGTGGTGGCCTCGTACTCCCACGCCCTTCTCGTGCACTTCAAGAACATGCCGGGCTTTGAGTCCCCACGTGACCCCAGTGCAAAGGGATGGCATGGGAAGCTGCTTCGGAAACTCTCCCTCTGGGTTCACGACACGATGTTCGAACTCGAGCGCAGGGCGTTTTTGCTCGGTGCGTACAGAGCGCTGGCGTTCGTGGCATATCCATGTGAGTACTGCGAACAGTGTGTTGCAATGACTCATGAGGGGCTGGACGAGGCAGCCCTGAAAAGACGCTGTCCCCACAAGGAGAGGGTCAGACCCTCCATGGAGGCGTGCGGCATCGACGTGTTCGCCACTGTGAGGCGTGCGGGCCTTCCAATACACACCATAGGGGAGTGTACACCCACGGCGATGGCATCCAGCCTGAACTCCTATGCCCTGTTGCTGCTGGACTGA
- a CDS encoding adenylosuccinate synthase, with translation MLTILTGSQFGDEGKGKVVDVLAPSYDIIARFQGGDNAGHTVKVGGRTFKLHTIPSGVLYDVRLLIGPGVVMNPRVLLEEFSQLEEGGVVVDGNKLGIDAKTSIIMPYHIVMDELAETRRRERIGTTKRGIAYAYMDKVSREEVQFADIVDKERLRRKLETILPAKRAYLEAMGADDEQLERAFDTEWLFEAGERLSCHITDVSREVNVALSQGKRVLAEGAQGTHLDIIHGTQKYVTSSSTIAGSACASLGVGPTMVDEVVGIVKAYITRVGEGPLPTEQHGDVGEHMQQVGGEYGTTTGRLRRCGWFDVPLLRKSIALNGYTSLVLTKLDVLGGLDPIKICTSYELDGTTLDYPPELTSDLARCTPVYEELEGWDEDISGARSFEELPSAARRYVERLEELLGVPIPIISTGPGREQTIQR, from the coding sequence ATGCTCACGATACTTACGGGCTCTCAGTTCGGGGACGAGGGGAAGGGCAAGGTAGTGGACGTGCTCGCTCCCAGCTATGACATCATAGCTCGATTTCAGGGAGGAGACAATGCAGGGCACACCGTGAAGGTGGGGGGAAGGACGTTCAAGCTGCACACCATCCCTTCTGGCGTGCTCTATGATGTGAGGCTACTGATAGGTCCAGGAGTGGTGATGAACCCGAGGGTGCTGCTCGAGGAGTTCTCCCAGCTGGAGGAAGGAGGAGTGGTGGTGGATGGCAATAAGCTTGGGATCGATGCCAAGACCTCCATCATAATGCCCTATCACATCGTGATGGACGAGCTTGCCGAGACGAGGCGAAGGGAGAGGATAGGCACCACCAAGAGGGGCATAGCATATGCGTACATGGACAAGGTGTCCAGGGAGGAGGTGCAGTTCGCCGACATCGTGGATAAAGAGCGCCTCAGGCGCAAGCTCGAGACGATCCTTCCCGCAAAGCGGGCATACCTTGAGGCGATGGGTGCTGATGATGAGCAGCTGGAGCGGGCATTCGACACCGAGTGGCTGTTTGAGGCTGGAGAGCGGCTCTCTTGCCACATCACCGACGTATCGAGGGAGGTGAACGTAGCCCTCTCACAGGGAAAAAGGGTGCTGGCAGAGGGGGCACAGGGCACCCATCTCGACATCATCCACGGAACCCAGAAGTACGTGACGTCCTCCAGCACCATTGCTGGTTCTGCGTGTGCCTCGCTGGGTGTGGGGCCCACGATGGTGGACGAGGTGGTGGGCATCGTGAAGGCATACATCACCCGAGTGGGAGAGGGACCGCTGCCCACAGAGCAACACGGAGATGTGGGAGAGCACATGCAGCAGGTGGGAGGCGAGTATGGCACCACCACGGGAAGGCTCAGGCGGTGTGGGTGGTTCGATGTGCCCCTGCTGAGAAAGAGCATCGCCCTGAACGGATATACCTCCCTCGTGCTCACCAAGCTGGACGTGCTCGGAGGGCTCGACCCCATAAAGATATGCACATCGTACGAGCTCGATGGCACCACGCTCGATTATCCCCCAGAGCTCACATCCGACCTTGCAAGGTGCACTCCCGTGTACGAGGAGCTGGAGGGCTGGGATGAGGACATTTCGGGGGCGCGCTCATTCGAAGAGCTTCCCAGTGCAGCCCGACGCTATGTGGAGAGGCTGGAGGAGCTGCTGGGCGTGCCCATCCCCATCATCTCCACGGGCCCAGGCCGTGAGCAGACAATACAGAGGTGA
- the amrS gene encoding AmmeMemoRadiSam system radical SAM enzyme, which yields MRGERGAMMWKPLDERVECTLCAHRCHIQSGAYGICRVRRNVNGELHTLIYGLVSARNVDPIEKKPLYHFYPATMSYSLGTVGCNFRCAHCQNYEISQATIEDIHLVEISPERAVSEALSMGCASISWTYNEPTIWFEYTYDSAKLAKAHGLATVYVTNGYITEEALTEISSYLDAFRVDIKGRENVYRKLCKARLEPVLASTKLAFDMGMHVEVVNLIIPGYNDSEEDIEWLCRWVLDNLSADVPVHFTRFYPHYRLNHVEPTPVLTLERAYEIARRMGVHYPYIGNVVGHPYENTYCPVCGTVLIERKGLYANLKLEKPECPSCGNPVPIVGLEEGS from the coding sequence ATGCGGGGTGAGAGAGGGGCGATGATGTGGAAACCACTGGATGAGAGGGTGGAGTGCACCCTTTGCGCCCATCGGTGCCACATACAGAGCGGGGCGTACGGCATATGCAGGGTGAGAAGGAACGTGAACGGGGAGCTTCACACCCTCATCTATGGGCTGGTGTCCGCAAGGAACGTTGATCCAATCGAGAAAAAGCCGCTGTATCACTTTTATCCCGCAACGATGTCATACTCGCTGGGCACGGTGGGATGCAACTTCAGGTGTGCCCACTGCCAGAACTATGAGATATCGCAGGCGACAATCGAGGACATTCACCTCGTGGAGATTTCCCCGGAGCGGGCGGTGAGTGAGGCGCTCTCCATGGGCTGTGCATCGATATCATGGACGTACAACGAGCCCACGATATGGTTCGAGTACACGTACGACAGTGCAAAGCTCGCAAAAGCCCACGGGCTGGCCACGGTGTACGTCACCAATGGCTACATCACTGAGGAGGCGCTCACAGAAATATCGTCCTATCTCGATGCCTTCAGAGTGGACATCAAGGGAAGGGAGAATGTATACAGGAAGCTGTGCAAGGCGAGGCTGGAGCCCGTGCTCGCCTCCACCAAGCTCGCCTTCGACATGGGTATGCACGTGGAGGTGGTGAATCTCATAATTCCGGGATACAATGACTCAGAGGAGGACATCGAGTGGCTGTGCCGCTGGGTGCTCGATAACCTGAGTGCAGACGTGCCCGTGCACTTCACACGCTTTTACCCCCATTACAGGCTCAACCACGTGGAGCCCACGCCCGTGCTCACGCTGGAGAGGGCATATGAGATTGCAAGGCGCATGGGCGTGCACTACCCTTACATCGGCAACGTGGTGGGGCACCCCTACGAGAACACGTACTGTCCTGTGTGCGGCACGGTGCTCATAGAGCGAAAGGGGCTCTATGCAAACCTCAAGCTCGAAAAGCCAGAGTGCCCATCCTGTGGAAATCCCGTGCCCATCGTGGGGCTGGAGGAGGGCTCATGA
- a CDS encoding adenylyltransferase/cytidyltransferase family protein: MKRVLATGTFEFLHPGHLHFLSEARKLGDELVVLVARDSMIRHKPRPIIPERQRLEMVSALRVVDRAVLGSERDIFEPLYEIRPDVIALGYDQKFDERELTEQLKIRGFDVEVVRITSRRDCSLCSSASITEHVLKRASREREVDND; this comes from the coding sequence ATGAAAAGGGTGCTCGCCACGGGAACGTTCGAGTTCCTTCATCCCGGACATCTGCACTTTCTGTCAGAGGCGAGAAAGCTGGGAGATGAGCTGGTGGTGCTCGTGGCACGGGACTCCATGATTCGCCACAAGCCCAGGCCCATAATACCAGAGCGGCAGAGGTTGGAGATGGTATCTGCCCTCAGAGTGGTGGACAGGGCGGTGCTGGGAAGCGAAAGGGACATCTTCGAGCCCCTCTATGAGATACGGCCAGACGTGATAGCCCTCGGATATGACCAGAAGTTCGATGAAAGGGAGCTCACAGAGCAGCTCAAGATACGGGGTTTTGATGTGGAGGTGGTGAGAATAACCTCAAGACGGGACTGCTCCCTGTGCTCGAGCGCGTCGATCACGGAGCACGTGCTGAAGAGGGCGTCGAGGGAGAGGGAGGTGGACAATGACTGA
- a CDS encoding NAD(P)/FAD-dependent oxidoreductase, translated as MTEYDVVIVGAGPAGMFAAEALSESQLKVLIVDMGNDALERRCKMSPESGCMHCSPCDIMCGVGGAGTFSDGTLNLRPDIGGDLTEFVPNERAWELVEEVDRIFLRYGAPEQLSKPEGRELEEIERRAASVGAVFIPIPQRHIGSDRAPEVIHRFKSALQERGVEFRLNTTVKNLIVEGGVCRGVITSDGQSIWARYVVLAPGRIGASWVDELATTHGIEAAYGPIDVGVRVEVPSIVMDPITRINRDPKFHIRTRRYDDFVRTFCTNEHGFVVKEEYEGFVATNGHSLKDRRSENTNFAFLVRVNLTEPLENTTKYGRSIAKLATTIGGGKPVLQRMGDLRRGRRSTWSRLKGNPVKGTLSDVTPGDISMALPHRIVMDIIEGLEVLDRIIPGVASDSVLLYAPEIKFYAMRLFVDEHMQTSIKGLYAAGDGAGLSRDIVNAAATGLLAGRGILRDEA; from the coding sequence ATGACTGAGTATGACGTGGTGATAGTGGGTGCGGGACCCGCTGGTATGTTTGCCGCAGAGGCGCTCTCCGAGAGCCAGCTCAAGGTGCTCATAGTGGACATGGGCAATGATGCCCTCGAGAGAAGGTGTAAGATGAGTCCAGAGAGCGGATGCATGCACTGCTCCCCATGCGACATCATGTGTGGCGTTGGGGGCGCTGGCACGTTCTCTGATGGCACACTCAACCTCAGGCCAGACATAGGGGGGGACCTCACCGAGTTCGTGCCCAATGAGCGGGCATGGGAGCTCGTGGAGGAGGTGGACAGGATATTCCTCAGATATGGCGCTCCAGAGCAGCTGAGCAAGCCAGAAGGTCGAGAGCTGGAAGAAATAGAGCGCAGGGCCGCATCCGTGGGCGCTGTATTCATTCCCATTCCTCAGCGACACATCGGCTCTGACAGGGCTCCAGAGGTGATACACCGCTTCAAGAGTGCGCTTCAGGAGAGAGGTGTGGAGTTCAGGCTGAACACCACCGTGAAAAACCTCATCGTGGAGGGTGGTGTGTGCAGGGGCGTCATCACGTCCGATGGGCAGAGCATATGGGCGAGGTACGTGGTGCTCGCGCCCGGGCGCATAGGGGCCTCGTGGGTGGACGAGCTTGCCACCACCCACGGCATCGAGGCAGCGTATGGCCCCATAGATGTTGGGGTGAGGGTGGAGGTGCCCTCCATCGTGATGGACCCCATCACGAGGATTAACCGCGACCCGAAGTTCCACATCCGAACTCGAAGATACGACGATTTTGTCCGCACATTCTGCACAAATGAGCACGGCTTTGTTGTCAAGGAGGAGTACGAGGGCTTTGTTGCCACCAACGGCCACTCCCTCAAGGACAGGAGAAGCGAGAACACCAACTTTGCGTTTCTGGTGAGGGTAAACCTGACAGAGCCCCTCGAGAACACCACCAAGTATGGACGCTCCATTGCCAAGCTGGCAACCACAATCGGGGGCGGAAAGCCAGTGCTGCAGCGCATGGGCGACCTCCGGCGGGGAAGGCGCTCCACATGGAGCAGGCTCAAGGGCAACCCGGTGAAGGGCACGCTGTCCGATGTGACGCCCGGCGACATCTCGATGGCGCTGCCCCACAGAATCGTCATGGATATCATCGAGGGGCTGGAGGTGCTCGACCGCATCATCCCGGGCGTGGCGTCCGACTCGGTGCTGCTGTATGCCCCCGAGATAAAGTTCTATGCCATGCGGCTGTTCGTGGACGAGCACATGCAGACCAGTATAAAGGGGTTGTATGCCGCGGGCGATGGAGCAGGACTCTCACGGGACATCGTCAATGCGGCAGCCACTGGCTTGCTGGCTGGTCGCGGCATCCTGAGGGATGAGGCATGA
- a CDS encoding ArsR/SmtB family transcription factor, whose amino-acid sequence MRQDELEGLPYPLTDEELEVLRREAERSLDDKIEMLKVVSDPIRLRILTILRKREVCVCVLVHLLGVRHSTLSYHLRLLKEAGLVDSERKGGFQVYALTPEGRFLIELLVRTF is encoded by the coding sequence ATGAGGCAGGATGAGCTCGAAGGGCTGCCCTACCCCCTCACAGATGAGGAGCTGGAGGTGCTGAGGAGGGAAGCAGAAAGAAGCCTCGATGACAAGATAGAGATGCTGAAGGTGGTGTCAGACCCCATAAGGCTTCGCATTCTCACAATCCTCAGGAAAAGGGAGGTGTGCGTGTGCGTGCTCGTTCATCTTCTGGGCGTGAGGCACTCCACCCTCTCCTACCACCTGAGGCTGCTCAAGGAGGCAGGGCTCGTGGACTCCGAGAGGAAGGGGGGATTTCAGGTGTATGCTCTCACCCCAGAGGGACGCTTTCTGATAGAGCTGCTCGTGCGCACATTCTAA
- a CDS encoding sulfite exporter TauE/SafE family protein: MVAVIALAITGVAVGFAGGLLGVGGCFIMVPVQIWVFTAMGVPLDIAVKQAFGTNLLVVLPTAMSGAFGHHRKGVVWWKAGIVLGLTGAVGSFIGATIAAHLAGSLLKLIFGAAIFVGAVRMLTAKPPKVAEEPKDSPLLWAAWGFPMGIVTGIIGIGGGILMIPVMVLALKFKMHNAVGTSTAMMIFTSAGGVLGYILNGLDVPNLPAYSLGYVNLLAWAALAITSIPMAQVGVVAAHRLPAKKLRYVFIAVMFYIALKMMGVFTYLGLPI, from the coding sequence ATGGTGGCTGTAATTGCGCTTGCGATAACCGGTGTGGCCGTTGGCTTTGCCGGCGGGCTTCTGGGCGTCGGCGGATGCTTCATCATGGTGCCAGTTCAGATATGGGTGTTCACTGCGATGGGCGTTCCGCTGGACATAGCGGTCAAGCAGGCGTTTGGCACGAATTTGCTCGTGGTGCTTCCCACCGCGATGAGCGGGGCGTTTGGACACCACAGAAAGGGCGTGGTGTGGTGGAAGGCAGGCATCGTGCTCGGGCTCACGGGAGCCGTGGGAAGCTTCATAGGTGCTACGATTGCTGCCCATCTCGCGGGAAGCCTTCTCAAGCTCATCTTCGGTGCCGCCATCTTTGTGGGTGCGGTGAGAATGCTCACCGCCAAGCCTCCAAAGGTGGCAGAGGAGCCAAAGGACAGCCCGCTGCTGTGGGCTGCGTGGGGCTTTCCCATGGGCATCGTGACGGGCATAATCGGAATAGGCGGCGGTATACTGATGATTCCCGTGATGGTGCTCGCCCTGAAGTTCAAAATGCACAATGCTGTGGGCACTTCAACCGCGATGATGATTTTCACCTCCGCCGGGGGCGTGCTGGGCTACATACTCAACGGACTCGACGTACCCAACCTTCCTGCCTACTCTCTCGGATACGTCAACCTGCTCGCATGGGCGGCGCTCGCCATCACGAGCATCCCCATGGCACAGGTGGGGGTGGTGGCAGCCCACAGGCTGCCCGCAAAGAAGCTCAGGTACGTGTTCATAGCCGTGATGTTCTACATTGCCTTGAAGATGATGGGTGTGTTCACCTATCTGGGGCTGCCCATCTAA
- a CDS encoding PadR family transcriptional regulator, which yields MLDRKLFLCFVRIHILYHASEGEIYGAWMMDELARHGYSLSPGTLYPILHEMEDDGLLHSRRVVVNGKVRRVYQATEDGLNALELAKNRIKELFSEVIS from the coding sequence TTGCTGGATCGAAAGTTATTCCTCTGTTTTGTAAGGATACACATCCTCTACCACGCATCAGAGGGGGAGATTTACGGAGCCTGGATGATGGACGAGCTTGCGAGGCACGGCTACTCTTTAAGCCCCGGAACGCTCTATCCAATTCTTCACGAAATGGAGGATGACGGGCTGCTGCACTCGAGAAGAGTTGTTGTGAACGGAAAGGTGAGAAGGGTATATCAAGCTACAGAAGATGGCTTAAACGCTCTGGAGTTAGCGAAAAACAGAATAAAGGAGCTTTTCAGCGAGGTGATTAGTTGA
- a CDS encoding ABC transporter ATP-binding protein, which produces MLNVRKSFGGKEVLKGVSLSVKRGCVMAITGPSGSGKSTLLRCINRLTELDEGDILVDGISIRDYNPVQLRRKVGMVFQFPVMLEGSVRDNIAYGLRLLGREEGVERLAREVGVEDLLDNDATRLSGGEQQRVAIARALALKPKTMLFDEPTASLDNENVIKIESLVMKLVKSKGLTVLWVTHDFEQAKRLGHRIAVMRNGRVAMVEHLR; this is translated from the coding sequence ATGTTAAATGTCAGAAAAAGCTTTGGAGGAAAAGAGGTTCTCAAGGGCGTGAGCTTGAGCGTAAAAAGAGGGTGTGTGATGGCCATTACTGGGCCTTCAGGCAGTGGTAAGTCAACGCTTCTGCGATGCATAAACAGGCTCACAGAGCTGGATGAAGGAGATATACTGGTTGATGGCATTTCCATTAGGGATTACAACCCCGTTCAGCTCAGAAGGAAGGTTGGAATGGTGTTTCAGTTTCCCGTGATGCTCGAGGGGAGCGTTAGAGATAACATAGCCTATGGTCTAAGGCTTTTGGGTAGAGAGGAAGGTGTTGAAAGGCTTGCCAGAGAGGTTGGAGTTGAAGATTTGCTCGATAATGATGCTACCAGGCTCAGTGGAGGGGAACAGCAGAGAGTTGCCATAGCAAGAGCATTGGCTTTAAAACCGAAGACCATGCTTTTTGATGAGCCAACAGCCTCTCTTGACAATGAAAATGTCATAAAAATTGAAAGTCTTGTGATGAAGCTCGTTAAATCAAAAGGACTGACCGTCTTATGGGTGACTCATGATTTCGAGCAGGCAAAGAGGCTTGGACACAGAATTGCCGTTATGAGAAACGGAAGAGTTGCCATGGTCGAGCATCTGAGGTAG
- a CDS encoding ABC transporter permease has protein sequence MYAEPLIKLACASVLVILVILLSYFRRIEIGRDLSSAALRGFAQLMLLSVVLTYVFTSVMWHTLAIVIFIAMALLAGYTSARRVDMPKAALITTPSIAIGASISLAIMVALNVIPLKPEFVIPIAGMAFGNAMNICSLTLTRLLSEIRNNKSRIEVMLALGATAQEAVEQYERASIKSALIPTLDNMRTLGIIFIPGAMTGMLMAGVEPITAAVYQLSIFFMIISSGAITAVYASYLVRGRLFTPAHQLTEEI, from the coding sequence ATGTACGCTGAACCCTTAATTAAGCTTGCCTGCGCATCTGTGCTTGTCATACTCGTGATACTCCTCTCATATTTCAGAAGAATAGAGATTGGCAGAGACCTCTCCTCCGCTGCTTTAAGGGGCTTTGCACAGCTGATGCTTCTTTCTGTTGTGCTTACATATGTTTTCACAAGTGTGATGTGGCATACGCTTGCCATTGTGATATTCATTGCAATGGCTTTGCTTGCTGGATACACATCAGCGAGGAGAGTGGACATGCCAAAGGCAGCATTGATAACCACTCCAAGCATAGCCATCGGTGCTTCAATATCTCTTGCAATAATGGTAGCCCTTAATGTCATACCGCTTAAACCAGAGTTTGTGATACCCATCGCGGGCATGGCATTTGGAAATGCGATGAACATATGCTCCCTCACACTCACGAGGCTTTTGAGTGAGATCAGGAATAATAAAAGCAGAATAGAGGTGATGCTTGCACTTGGAGCTACTGCTCAGGAAGCCGTGGAACAGTATGAGAGAGCATCTATAAAATCCGCCCTTATTCCGACCCTCGACAACATGAGGACTCTCGGCATAATCTTCATCCCCGGCGCGATGACTGGAATGCTAATGGCGGGAGTTGAGCCGATAACCGCTGCTGTGTATCAGCTATCAATCTTCTTCATGATCATCAGCTCTGGAGCCATTACGGCGGTATATGCCAGCTACCTTGTGAGGGGAAGGCTATTCACACCCGCCCATCAACTTACGGAGGAGATTTAG